A region of Deltaproteobacteria bacterium DNA encodes the following proteins:
- a CDS encoding transcriptional regulator, which yields MDDHILLKKYSNRRLYDTKNSTYVTLNQVADMIRGGQTVEVFDAGTGDDVTAFILTQIIVEEARTRNSLLPVPFLHMVIRFGDTVLKEFFENYLQQTVQNYLSYKDEMDKHFRKWLEVSADFSEAAKQTMQTMSPFQSLFEGEFPQRKGKDTKKKKP from the coding sequence ATGGATGATCACATCCTGTTGAAAAAGTATTCGAACAGGCGTCTGTATGACACGAAGAACAGCACTTACGTGACCCTCAACCAGGTCGCCGATATGATTCGCGGCGGGCAGACCGTCGAGGTCTTTGATGCCGGAACTGGAGACGACGTGACGGCCTTCATACTGACCCAGATCATCGTTGAGGAAGCAAGAACGAGAAACAGCCTTCTGCCGGTTCCTTTCTTGCACATGGTAATCCGATTCGGAGATACGGTCCTGAAAGAATTTTTTGAGAACTATCTGCAGCAGACCGTACAGAACTATCTTTCCTATAAGGATGAAATGGACAAGCATTTCAGAAAGTGGCTTGAAGTGAGCGCGGATTTCTCAGAAGCGGCGAAACAGACGATGCAGACCATGTCGCCCTTTCAATCCCTATTTGAGGGGGAGTTCCCTCAAAGAAAAGGGAAAGATACAAAGAAAAAGAAACCCTGA